Proteins encoded by one window of Dialister pneumosintes:
- a CDS encoding efflux RND transporter periplasmic adaptor subunit — MNYKKRLAVAMVGMIVSAGLLAGCGSKSGNTQQETKVNTFKVFTSDTPIQREYTGTISALQEVPVKAKVSGTVIEKYISGGERVVEGQPLYRIDARTYQAALATAQAEAARAAATYENAQTDLARYEQLISSGAISQQVYDTQRAATSQYRAALEAAQAQVQIAQDNLNDTIVTAPFTGTLSMDDVNIGTYVAAGNTPLVTISSADPLYVQFDMSEEEYLGFIKEKGGTSALGDVLKLKLSDGSMYADTGKIVQVSPSLNGGQISFKASFPNTNNLLLPGMYATVVADSQVAANSMLIPAKAIIPLLNKNMVDVIVDGKVVQKPVVIAGQYGIYSIITSGINTGDEVVVEGQNKIVNGQAVKTEVITKEVLEQQAKQAITAQSAGGTK; from the coding sequence ATGAATTATAAAAAGAGGCTGGCGGTAGCTATGGTAGGAATGATTGTTTCTGCTGGTTTGCTAGCTGGTTGTGGTTCTAAATCAGGGAACACACAACAAGAAACCAAAGTAAATACTTTTAAAGTATTTACTTCTGATACACCGATTCAGCGTGAATACACAGGGACGATTTCAGCTTTACAAGAAGTCCCGGTTAAAGCTAAGGTTTCGGGTACAGTTATTGAGAAATATATAAGTGGAGGAGAAAGAGTAGTTGAAGGACAGCCCTTATATCGTATTGATGCAAGAACTTACCAAGCTGCTTTAGCTACAGCACAAGCAGAAGCTGCAAGAGCTGCCGCTACTTATGAAAATGCACAAACTGATTTGGCACGTTATGAGCAATTGATTTCTAGTGGAGCTATTTCGCAACAAGTATATGATACACAGCGAGCAGCAACTTCACAGTACAGAGCGGCATTGGAAGCGGCACAAGCACAAGTACAAATTGCACAGGACAATTTAAATGATACGATTGTTACGGCACCATTTACGGGTACGTTGTCAATGGATGATGTGAATATAGGTACTTACGTTGCTGCCGGGAATACACCTTTAGTAACTATTTCATCAGCAGATCCTTTGTATGTACAATTTGATATGTCGGAAGAAGAATATCTTGGCTTCATTAAGGAAAAAGGTGGAACCAGTGCATTAGGAGATGTATTGAAACTTAAATTATCAGATGGAAGCATGTATGCTGATACCGGTAAAATTGTGCAAGTTAGCCCTAGCCTAAATGGAGGACAGATTTCATTTAAAGCATCGTTTCCTAATACTAATAATTTACTCCTTCCGGGGATGTATGCAACGGTTGTAGCAGACTCTCAGGTAGCAGCTAATAGCATGCTTATTCCCGCGAAAGCAATTATTCCCTTGTTGAATAAAAATATGGTAGATGTAATTGTTGATGGCAAAGTGGTACAAAAGCCGGTTGTTATTGCAGGGCAATATGGAATTTATTCTATTATTACTTCCGGAATTAATACAGGTGATGAAGTGGTAGTAGAAGGCCAAAATAAGATTGTAAATGGACAGGCAGTTAAGACAGAAGTTATTACAAAAGAGGTATTAGAACAACAAGCTAAACAAGCAATTACTGCACAATCTGCCGGTGGTACCAAGTAA
- a CDS encoding YhcH/YjgK/YiaL family protein, which translates to MIAGESQYIEIYKKQIPKVIYDCLKQVMMLDLSRIKDGNLSILGYRASLESPFTEEASYRKLEGHKKFIDLVYLIKGEERIGIQPYSCRQEEVEAYPDRDLYFYKGKEKESSLYLTEGSFIVCFPEDLHRPLCKSGQGIAQIRKMVVKIPLESIVK; encoded by the coding sequence ATGATTGCTGGGGAATCTCAATATATAGAAATATATAAAAAACAAATACCAAAAGTTATTTATGATTGTTTAAAACAAGTAATGATGCTTGATCTTTCAAGGATTAAGGATGGTAATTTATCTATTTTGGGATATAGAGCCTCTCTTGAGTCACCTTTTACCGAAGAAGCTTCTTATAGAAAATTAGAAGGTCATAAGAAGTTTATTGATTTAGTATATTTAATTAAAGGGGAAGAGCGGATAGGAATACAACCTTATTCTTGTCGTCAGGAAGAAGTAGAAGCATATCCGGATAGGGATTTATATTTTTATAAAGGAAAAGAAAAAGAATCCAGTTTATATTTGACAGAAGGTTCTTTTATTGTTTGTTTTCCAGAAGATTTACATAGACCGTTGTGTAAAAGTGGGCAAGGAATTGCACAAATAAGGAAGATGGTAGTAAAGATTCCTTTGGAATCTATTGTAAAATAA
- the dprA gene encoding DNA-processing protein DprA — MDVFAAALASAPGLGNKRISALLEYFRNAENVWNASGEEIKNAHILPAKVLTNFLNHRVRADINLYYKRMKTAGIGCITCKDSCYPKLLLHTHSPPAVLFYKGGLPSCSKTIAVVGSRKSTPYGDKVAYQIAKELSEKHVTIISGGARGIDTQAHIGALDGGGYTVIVAAFGLDYVYPPENKSLFEKVISSGGAIISEYPLGTAPLGRQFPARNRIIAGLSYGVVVIEATKRSGALITVDFALEEGRDVFSVPGSIYSVSSEGTNELLRKGAICVTTGDDIIIEYDWGMNLETNINKKSFVSKEETLTVEEEMVYRFCSTGTYIREEDLLDQLKYSVSQLKMILMSLQLKEKIKEVSSGVFVSI, encoded by the coding sequence ATGGATGTTTTTGCAGCTGCATTGGCAAGCGCTCCTGGTTTGGGAAATAAAAGAATATCTGCTTTGTTAGAATATTTTCGCAATGCAGAAAATGTATGGAATGCAAGTGGAGAAGAAATTAAAAATGCACATATACTGCCGGCGAAGGTATTAACAAATTTTCTCAATCATAGGGTACGTGCAGATATAAATTTATATTACAAAAGAATGAAAACAGCTGGAATTGGTTGCATAACGTGCAAAGACAGTTGTTATCCAAAACTTTTATTACATACGCATAGTCCTCCTGCAGTACTTTTTTATAAGGGGGGATTACCATCCTGCAGTAAAACTATTGCTGTCGTTGGTTCTAGAAAATCCACTCCATATGGTGATAAAGTAGCATATCAAATAGCAAAAGAATTAAGTGAAAAACATGTTACTATTATTTCTGGAGGTGCAAGGGGGATTGACACACAAGCACACATAGGCGCATTAGATGGGGGAGGTTATACTGTTATAGTTGCAGCATTTGGTTTAGATTATGTATATCCACCTGAAAATAAATCCTTATTTGAGAAGGTTATAAGTAGTGGAGGAGCTATTATATCAGAGTATCCGTTAGGGACAGCGCCATTAGGAAGACAGTTTCCAGCCAGAAACAGAATTATTGCAGGTTTAAGTTATGGTGTTGTTGTTATCGAGGCGACTAAAAGGAGCGGAGCGTTAATTACCGTTGATTTTGCATTAGAAGAGGGGAGAGACGTTTTTTCTGTTCCCGGAAGTATATATTCTGTATCGAGTGAAGGCACCAATGAACTTTTACGAAAAGGTGCTATATGTGTTACTACGGGAGATGATATTATCATAGAGTATGATTGGGGTATGAATTTAGAAACAAATATAAATAAGAAATCTTTTGTTTCTAAAGAAGAAACTCTAACAGTAGAAGAAGAGATGGTATATCGTTTTTGTAGTACAGGAACGTATATACGGGAAGAGGATCTTCTTGACCAATTAAAATACTCTGTATCACAGCTTAAAATGATATTAATGAGTTTACAATTGAAAGAAAAGATAAAAGAAGTGAGTTCCGGAGTATTTGTTTCTATTTAA
- a CDS encoding APC family permease, with amino-acid sequence MENYDANKDKGQVHKTLSNFDYFNIGFGAIVGIGWILMVGDWVILGGGPLAAIIAFFIGGIILLPIAACFGELATAMPISGGIVEYIDRAFGKKASFLAGWLLAFGDGIVCPWEALAVTTIMTELVSAYWPWLLDIKLYEIFGSTVYLWPLLFGIAAACCVILQNFRGAASMASLQKNLTRMLFLGMTIAMVISFWRGGVHNFMPFFEYVQGPVAITGGEHFVEALISVLVLTPYFYTGLDTIPDQAEEAKSGINWKNYGRVIGLTVIASAVFYGICIYSFSTIIPWTSFIERPIPALAVLRDINPYLAIFMLAIATLSPLGPMNSLFSATSRILLAMGRKGQLPQVFAKVDRKGTPKAACILLSILTLIGPFLGYHMLLPLTEIAGLAFILPCTMVAGACLKFRRQYPELKRPYQVPGGKFGIWLGILAGSFLTGLLLIPFSPVSLDSLEWGILSGWTTLGVLLYIKSEKEKQSYKNR; translated from the coding sequence ATGGAAAATTATGATGCGAATAAAGATAAAGGACAAGTGCACAAAACGCTTTCAAATTTTGACTATTTTAACATAGGATTTGGTGCTATTGTGGGCATTGGATGGATTTTAATGGTAGGCGATTGGGTCATATTAGGTGGGGGACCTTTAGCTGCTATTATTGCTTTTTTTATTGGAGGAATTATTTTACTTCCTATAGCAGCTTGTTTTGGAGAACTGGCAACTGCTATGCCTATTTCAGGGGGGATTGTAGAATATATTGATCGGGCATTTGGTAAAAAAGCTTCTTTTTTAGCAGGGTGGTTGTTGGCTTTTGGTGACGGAATTGTATGCCCGTGGGAAGCACTCGCTGTTACTACTATTATGACAGAATTAGTATCTGCCTATTGGCCGTGGTTACTAGACATTAAACTATATGAAATATTTGGCTCTACTGTTTATTTATGGCCGTTACTCTTTGGAATAGCTGCTGCATGTTGTGTTATTTTACAAAATTTTAGGGGAGCGGCCTCTATGGCAAGTTTACAAAAAAATTTGACAAGAATGCTGTTTTTAGGAATGACTATTGCTATGGTTATTAGTTTTTGGCGTGGTGGAGTGCATAATTTTATGCCATTCTTTGAATATGTACAGGGACCTGTCGCAATAACCGGTGGGGAACATTTTGTGGAAGCACTCATTTCTGTACTTGTATTAACACCTTATTTTTATACTGGGCTAGATACTATACCGGATCAGGCCGAGGAAGCTAAATCGGGTATTAATTGGAAAAATTATGGACGGGTTATAGGATTAACAGTCATAGCTTCCGCTGTGTTTTATGGAATTTGTATTTATTCATTTAGTACAATTATTCCATGGACTTCTTTTATTGAAAGACCGATTCCTGCATTAGCCGTACTCAGAGATATTAATCCTTACTTGGCTATATTTATGCTTGCTATTGCAACCTTAAGTCCTCTTGGTCCGATGAATTCTTTGTTTTCTGCAACATCTAGAATACTTCTTGCGATGGGACGTAAAGGACAACTGCCACAGGTGTTTGCAAAAGTAGATAGAAAAGGTACACCCAAAGCAGCTTGTATTCTTTTATCTATATTAACTCTGATAGGTCCTTTTTTGGGATATCATATGTTGCTACCTCTTACTGAGATTGCAGGATTAGCATTTATCCTTCCTTGTACAATGGTAGCAGGGGCTTGTCTTAAATTTCGCAGGCAATATCCCGAGTTGAAACGACCTTATCAAGTTCCTGGAGGGAAGTTTGGTATATGGCTTGGTATATTGGCAGGATCTTTTTTGACAGGGCTTTTGCTTATTCCATTCAGCCCGGTATCCTTAGATTCTTTAGAGTGGGGGATTTTAAGCGGTTGGACAACATTGGGAGTCTTACTTTATATAAAATCAGAAAAAGAAAAGCAAAGTTATAAAAATAGATAG
- the lepA gene encoding translation elongation factor 4, translating into MSTKHIRNFSIIAHIDHGKSTLADRLIEITGTVQKRDMEAQLLDTMDLERERGITIKEQSARLMYKYKDGQTYQLNLIDTPGHVDFNYEVSRSLSACEGAILVVDATQGVQAQTLANVYLALDNNLEIIPVINKIDLPSADPERVKKEVEDIIGLDMSDAIEISAKTGLGVEKVLERIVECVPAPEERSEEPLQCLIFDSIFDSYKGAIAYVRVVSGSIKPGMDIRMMANGKVHKVTEVGYFAPYPRADKELECGAVGYIAASIKNVHDCEVGDTITTAENGATEALPGYRKALPMVFCGLYPIDSKDYDTLKDALEKLSLNDAALEYEPETSTALGFGFRCGFLGLLHMDVIQERLEREYRLQLITTAPSVIYKVYKTDGEILNIDNPAALPPMTEIEHIEEPVAKVEILVPSDMVGAVMDLAQSRRGIYETMDYLDTTRVTLSYHIPLSEIIFDFFDKLKSSTRGYASLDYQLDGYQDTDAVKLDILLNGDLVDALSVIVHRSNSVSRGRVLAQKLKDIIPRQQFEVPIQAAIGSKIIARETVRAYRKDVLAKCYGGDISRKKKLLEKQKEGKKRMKQVGSIEIPQEAFMAVLKNEE; encoded by the coding sequence ATGAGTACAAAACATATTCGAAATTTTTCAATTATTGCACATATTGATCATGGGAAATCGACCTTGGCAGATCGCCTGATAGAAATAACAGGCACTGTTCAAAAAAGAGATATGGAAGCACAGCTTTTAGATACCATGGATTTAGAGCGCGAAAGAGGGATTACCATCAAAGAGCAATCTGCTCGTTTGATGTATAAGTATAAAGATGGACAAACTTATCAGTTGAATTTGATTGATACACCGGGACATGTTGATTTCAACTATGAAGTATCTCGTAGTTTATCTGCTTGTGAAGGCGCTATTTTAGTAGTTGATGCAACACAAGGTGTACAAGCACAAACTTTAGCTAATGTGTATCTGGCATTAGATAATAATCTTGAAATTATTCCTGTTATTAATAAAATTGATTTACCAAGTGCAGATCCGGAACGAGTAAAAAAGGAAGTAGAAGATATTATCGGATTAGATATGTCAGATGCTATAGAAATTAGTGCTAAAACAGGATTGGGTGTTGAAAAAGTTTTAGAACGTATTGTTGAATGTGTTCCTGCACCTGAAGAACGTAGCGAAGAACCCTTACAATGTTTAATTTTTGATTCCATTTTTGACTCCTATAAAGGGGCTATTGCTTATGTGCGTGTAGTAAGTGGTTCTATAAAACCGGGAATGGATATTCGTATGATGGCTAATGGCAAGGTGCATAAAGTTACGGAAGTAGGATATTTTGCACCTTATCCAAGAGCTGATAAAGAATTGGAGTGTGGTGCAGTAGGGTATATTGCTGCCAGCATTAAAAATGTTCATGATTGTGAAGTGGGAGATACTATTACAACTGCAGAGAATGGTGCAACAGAAGCTCTACCTGGATATCGTAAAGCTCTTCCTATGGTATTCTGTGGTCTATACCCAATTGATAGTAAAGATTATGATACTTTAAAGGATGCATTAGAAAAATTAAGTCTTAATGATGCCGCATTGGAATACGAACCGGAAACTTCTACTGCACTTGGTTTTGGGTTCCGTTGTGGATTTCTCGGTTTATTGCATATGGATGTTATTCAGGAGCGATTAGAACGAGAATATCGATTGCAGCTTATTACTACAGCACCTTCTGTTATTTATAAAGTATATAAGACAGATGGAGAAATTCTTAATATTGATAATCCGGCAGCATTGCCACCTATGACTGAGATTGAACATATTGAAGAACCTGTTGCTAAAGTTGAAATACTAGTGCCTTCCGATATGGTAGGTGCTGTTATGGATTTGGCACAAAGCCGTCGTGGCATCTATGAAACTATGGATTATTTGGATACAACACGAGTAACTTTATCGTATCATATTCCTCTTTCTGAAATTATTTTTGATTTTTTTGACAAACTAAAATCTTCTACTAGGGGATATGCTTCTTTAGATTATCAGCTCGATGGATATCAAGATACGGATGCTGTAAAGTTAGACATTCTTTTGAATGGAGATTTGGTAGATGCATTATCTGTAATTGTTCATCGTAGTAACTCCGTATCACGTGGACGTGTTTTGGCACAGAAACTTAAAGACATTATTCCAAGACAACAATTTGAGGTGCCTATTCAAGCAGCCATTGGAAGTAAAATTATTGCTAGAGAAACAGTACGAGCTTATCGTAAGGATGTGCTTGCTAAATGTTATGGCGGGGATATCAGCCGAAAGAAAAAACTTCTTGAAAAGCAGAAAGAAGGGAAAAAGCGTATGAAGCAAGTTGGCAGTATTGAAATTCCTCAAGAGGCGTTCATGGCAGTATTAAAAAATGAAGAATAA
- the hemW gene encoding radical SAM family heme chaperone HemW — MKNNKTGVYIHIPFCQSRCGYCDFYSLTRREDDLYIEALCKEIELRSKEVRYVNCDTIYFGGGTPSLLSPKSIGKILSCLKKHFCIEKYAEITMEMNPIDMTEEYLLSIYQLGINRISVGVQTRDNHMLSFLGRNHSSASAAQSIKRAYQIGFHNISIDLMYELPGQTCIDFKNSLLWAVHLPITHLSVYSLIIEKGTRFWQLMERGLLQRPTESESWNMYQAMCRILPHYGFHRYEISSFARKNYESKHNLKYWYMDDYIGFGPSACSRLGTQRIEVVPGIRQYITELLKDRQPPMEIINLSESEDMEEYCFLHLRMKEGFDREDFYSRYGSYPETWYKKEIVILKDKNLLIEKDGHIQMTAKGAALGNFVFEKFLRS, encoded by the coding sequence ATGAAGAATAATAAAACAGGGGTTTATATTCACATTCCTTTCTGTCAATCTCGTTGTGGATATTGTGATTTTTATTCATTAACAAGACGTGAAGATGATTTATATATTGAGGCGCTATGTAAGGAAATTGAACTCCGCAGTAAAGAGGTTCGTTATGTAAATTGTGACACCATATATTTTGGTGGAGGAACTCCTTCTCTATTGTCACCGAAATCAATTGGTAAAATACTTTCTTGTTTAAAAAAACATTTTTGTATTGAGAAATATGCAGAAATTACGATGGAAATGAATCCGATAGATATGACGGAAGAATATCTTTTATCTATTTATCAATTAGGCATTAATCGGATTTCTGTAGGTGTACAAACAAGAGATAATCATATGTTGTCTTTTTTAGGGAGAAATCATTCGTCAGCTTCTGCGGCACAATCTATAAAAAGAGCTTATCAAATAGGGTTTCATAATATCAGTATTGATTTAATGTATGAACTTCCCGGTCAAACCTGCATTGATTTTAAAAACTCATTACTCTGGGCAGTTCATTTACCTATTACACATTTGTCTGTTTATAGTCTTATTATTGAAAAGGGAACTCGCTTTTGGCAATTAATGGAACGGGGATTACTACAGCGTCCAACAGAATCTGAAAGTTGGAATATGTATCAAGCTATGTGTAGGATTCTTCCTCATTATGGTTTTCATAGATATGAAATTTCGAGTTTTGCACGGAAAAATTATGAATCTAAACATAATTTAAAATATTGGTATATGGATGATTATATTGGATTCGGACCATCTGCATGTTCTCGCTTAGGAACACAAAGAATAGAAGTTGTTCCGGGAATTCGTCAATATATAACAGAATTATTAAAAGATAGACAGCCTCCAATGGAAATCATAAATCTATCAGAATCAGAAGATATGGAAGAATATTGTTTTCTACACTTACGAATGAAAGAAGGGTTTGATAGAGAAGATTTTTATAGTCGTTATGGTTCTTATCCGGAAACATGGTATAAAAAAGAAATAGTAATACTGAAAGACAAAAATTTATTGATAGAAAAAGATGGACATATCCAAATGACAGCTAAAGGAGCTGCTCTTGGTAATTTCGTTTTTGAGAAATTTTTACGGTCTTAA
- the topA gene encoding type I DNA topoisomerase, translating to MSIKRTITIGTKTRKKRTKNVETPIFKRKSNPKGKHLVIVESPAKAKTIEKILGTKYKVMASMGHLRDLPKKTLGIDLENGFKPEYVNSTDRADVIKNLQIEANKSADILLATDPDREGEAISWHLSTILDVDPDKNVRVAFHEITPPAIKEAIKNPVSVDMNRVNAQQARRVLDRIVGYKLSPWLWKQVYRGLSAGRVQSVAVRIICEREEEIKSFITEEYWHVNAVYKTDKGECFTAQLLDDNGKQAKFPNKETTDNALNKITGKGAVITSVTKRKQQRKPKAPYTTSTMQQDAVNRLGFSSKKTMMLAQMLYEGVEIAGHGHVGLITYMRTDSTRISTEMINQVRPYISSVYGDEYVPKTPYVYSKTKDAQDAHEAIRPTSLAFSPETLVGDLTRDQLKLYTLIWNRFIASQMSTQIQQNTTALLSCEESILRASGMIVLFDGFTILMKDTVKKKSKENEIEKRLPLIVEGQKVSAVSSEGEQHFTSPPPRFTEASLIKMLEEKGIGRPSTYAPILEVIQKKKYVDKDGKQFIPTELGFIVTNLLKKYFGRVVDISFTADMEKWLDQVADGHATYEKVLSDFYTIFSKELSKADANSAEEKKNNQEISDVVCEKCGANMIIKLGRYGKYLACPNFPDCKNIKPYNKEVKEEPSEVVCEKCQHLMNYKMGPYGRYLSCPSCGASKSIVIDTGITCPKCKNGHIVKRKSKKGRYFYGCNQYPSCNMVLWNEPVNDFCEVCGHIKVKRVYKNGTEKIFCSNQECETYPQKTRKTVAK from the coding sequence TTGTCAATAAAAAGGACTATTACCATTGGTACAAAAACAAGAAAAAAACGTACTAAAAATGTAGAAACTCCTATATTTAAAAGGAAATCAAATCCTAAGGGAAAACATTTAGTTATTGTAGAATCTCCTGCTAAGGCAAAAACTATTGAAAAAATTTTAGGAACTAAATACAAAGTAATGGCTTCTATGGGGCATTTAAGAGATTTGCCAAAGAAAACGTTGGGAATTGACTTGGAAAATGGATTTAAGCCTGAATATGTAAACTCAACAGATAGAGCCGATGTTATTAAGAATCTTCAAATTGAAGCAAATAAGAGTGCAGACATTCTTCTTGCGACAGACCCTGATCGTGAAGGGGAGGCTATCTCATGGCATTTATCCACTATTTTGGATGTGGACCCTGACAAAAATGTTCGTGTAGCATTTCATGAAATTACACCACCTGCTATAAAAGAAGCAATTAAAAATCCGGTATCCGTAGATATGAATCGTGTTAATGCTCAACAAGCACGTCGTGTATTGGATCGTATTGTAGGATATAAATTATCACCGTGGCTTTGGAAGCAAGTATATAGAGGCTTATCTGCAGGACGTGTTCAATCCGTAGCAGTAAGAATTATTTGCGAACGTGAAGAAGAAATTAAATCTTTTATTACAGAAGAATATTGGCACGTTAATGCTGTTTATAAAACAGATAAAGGAGAATGCTTTACTGCTCAATTATTGGATGATAATGGAAAGCAGGCTAAGTTTCCAAATAAAGAAACAACGGATAATGCATTGAATAAGATTACAGGAAAAGGGGCAGTTATTACTTCTGTAACTAAGAGAAAACAGCAAAGAAAACCTAAAGCTCCTTACACTACTTCGACCATGCAGCAAGATGCAGTAAATCGTTTAGGATTTAGTTCTAAAAAAACGATGATGTTGGCACAAATGCTTTATGAGGGAGTAGAAATTGCCGGGCATGGTCATGTAGGGCTCATTACGTATATGCGTACAGACTCTACTCGTATTTCAACAGAAATGATTAATCAAGTGCGCCCCTATATTAGTAGTGTATATGGTGATGAATATGTGCCTAAAACACCCTATGTTTATTCAAAGACTAAAGACGCACAAGATGCGCATGAAGCTATTCGACCGACTTCTCTTGCATTTTCTCCGGAAACTCTTGTCGGGGACTTAACAAGAGACCAATTAAAATTGTATACATTAATTTGGAATCGATTTATTGCAAGTCAAATGTCGACCCAGATTCAACAAAATACTACCGCTTTACTTTCTTGTGAAGAATCAATATTGCGAGCAAGTGGGATGATTGTCCTTTTTGACGGATTTACTATTTTGATGAAAGATACTGTTAAAAAGAAATCTAAAGAGAATGAAATAGAAAAGAGATTACCGCTTATTGTAGAAGGACAAAAAGTATCGGCTGTTTCCAGTGAAGGGGAACAACACTTTACTAGTCCGCCACCAAGATTTACAGAAGCGAGTTTGATTAAGATGTTGGAAGAAAAAGGGATTGGAAGACCATCTACTTATGCACCTATTTTAGAAGTAATCCAAAAGAAAAAATATGTAGATAAAGATGGAAAACAGTTTATTCCTACAGAATTAGGATTTATTGTTACGAATCTATTGAAGAAATATTTTGGTCGAGTAGTAGATATAAGTTTTACGGCTGATATGGAAAAATGGCTGGATCAAGTAGCAGATGGACATGCAACTTATGAAAAAGTTCTTTCTGATTTTTATACTATTTTTAGTAAAGAATTGAGTAAAGCCGATGCGAATTCTGCAGAGGAGAAGAAAAACAATCAAGAGATTTCAGATGTTGTTTGCGAGAAATGTGGAGCAAATATGATTATTAAGTTAGGGCGATATGGTAAATATCTAGCTTGTCCTAACTTTCCTGATTGTAAAAATATCAAACCTTATAATAAGGAAGTAAAAGAAGAACCTTCAGAAGTCGTTTGTGAAAAGTGTCAACATTTGATGAATTATAAGATGGGGCCTTATGGTAGATATTTGTCGTGTCCTTCATGTGGGGCATCTAAATCTATTGTTATAGATACCGGTATTACTTGTCCTAAATGTAAGAACGGTCATATTGTAAAACGTAAATCGAAAAAAGGACGCTATTTTTATGGTTGTAATCAATATCCTTCCTGCAATATGGTATTGTGGAATGAGCCGGTAAATGATTTTTGTGAAGTGTGTGGACATATTAAAGTAAAACGTGTCTATAAAAATGGAACAGAAAAGATTTTTTGCTCTAACCAAGAATGTGAAACATATCCACAAAAAACAAGAAAAACAGTAGCAAAGTAA
- the trmFO gene encoding methylenetetrahydrofolate--tRNA-(uracil(54)-C(5))-methyltransferase (FADH(2)-oxidizing) TrmFO: MTEKITVIGAGLAGSEAAWQLAEQKIPVRLIEMRPKKSSPAHHTGYFAELVCSNSFRASAVTNAVGLLKEEMRCMNSVIMKAADLHQVPAGGALAVDRHGYGEEVTSQLKNHPYVEFIEEEITQIPQEGIVIIATGPLTEGALAEDIQKFCGGEGLHFYDAAAPIITKESMDFSVVYKASRYGKGEAAYLNCPMNEQEYKDFCEALIQAEVAEIHGFENKKVFEGCMPIEVMAARGKDTMRFGPLKPVGLPDPRMGREPYAVVQLRQDNEEATQYNMVGFQTHLKWGAQRQVFRMIPGLKEAEFVRYGVMHRNTYIDSPRLLEATLETKARQGLFFAGQMTGVEGYVESAVSGIVAAKSAIARWRGIEPRAFPKETATGALMWYISHFDGKNFQPMNVNFGLIPSLTYKIPKKNKNEKLAERALQTIKDFLNS; this comes from the coding sequence ATGACTGAAAAAATAACAGTAATAGGAGCAGGTTTAGCCGGAAGCGAGGCTGCTTGGCAGTTAGCAGAGCAAAAGATACCTGTACGCCTTATTGAAATGAGACCTAAGAAATCTTCACCTGCTCATCATACTGGTTATTTTGCAGAGCTTGTATGTAGTAATTCTTTTCGTGCATCCGCAGTTACTAATGCAGTAGGATTACTTAAAGAAGAAATGAGATGTATGAATTCTGTGATTATGAAAGCTGCGGATTTACATCAAGTACCTGCCGGAGGGGCTCTTGCCGTGGATAGACATGGGTATGGAGAAGAAGTTACTTCACAGCTAAAAAATCACCCTTATGTTGAGTTTATTGAAGAAGAAATTACACAGATTCCTCAAGAGGGGATTGTAATTATTGCAACAGGCCCTTTAACAGAAGGTGCATTGGCAGAAGATATACAGAAATTTTGTGGTGGAGAAGGATTACATTTTTATGATGCAGCAGCACCCATTATTACAAAGGAATCGATGGATTTTTCTGTAGTATATAAAGCATCTCGTTATGGAAAAGGGGAAGCTGCTTATTTAAATTGTCCAATGAATGAACAAGAGTATAAAGATTTTTGTGAAGCATTAATCCAGGCTGAAGTAGCAGAAATACATGGATTTGAAAATAAAAAAGTATTTGAAGGTTGTATGCCTATTGAAGTTATGGCTGCCAGAGGTAAAGATACTATGCGTTTTGGTCCTCTGAAACCAGTGGGGTTACCGGATCCTCGTATGGGAAGAGAACCTTATGCAGTTGTACAATTACGTCAAGATAATGAAGAAGCTACACAATATAATATGGTGGGTTTTCAAACTCATTTAAAATGGGGTGCACAGCGACAGGTATTTCGAATGATTCCCGGATTAAAAGAGGCAGAATTTGTTCGATATGGAGTGATGCATAGGAATACATATATAGACTCTCCTCGATTACTAGAAGCTACTTTAGAGACAAAAGCTCGTCAAGGACTCTTCTTTGCAGGACAAATGACCGGAGTAGAAGGTTATGTTGAATCGGCGGTATCCGGTATTGTTGCAGCTAAAAGTGCAATTGCCAGATGGCGTGGTATAGAACCGAGGGCATTCCCTAAAGAGACAGCAACAGGAGCTTTGATGTGGTATATTAGTCATTTTGATGGGAAAAATTTTCAACCAATGAATGTTAATTTTGGACTTATTCCTTCACTAACATATAAGATTCCAAAGAAGAATAAGAATGAAAAATTGGCAGAAAGAGCTTTGCAAACAATTAAAGATTTCTTGAATAGTTAA